A window of the Diorhabda carinulata isolate Delta chromosome 1, icDioCari1.1, whole genome shotgun sequence genome harbors these coding sequences:
- the LOC130894345 gene encoding sodium bicarbonate cotransporter 3 isoform X8, producing MCTPPSQRVQFILGEDATDEKHEIHPLFSEMEELVGDGDEMEWKETARWIKFEEDVEEGGNRWSKPHVATLSLHSLFELRSLLLNGTVILDMEANSIEQISDLVLDNMINNNSLPFDKKGKVKEALMKRHRHQHQTKNHTLPFIRSFNETKNHSSSKIDEHFSDYSSGKESGKFLGVPGQDKSIKKSASYVSIHRNHSSGDLSEVQHNLAFMKKIPTGAEASNILVGEVGFLEKTLSAFVRLNTATILGDLTEVPVPTRFLFILLGPLSTSSSYHEIGRAMATLMSDEVFHEVAYRARNRSHLLAGVDEFLDAVTVLPPGEWDPAIRIEPPAAIPSQDARKRPPEKMMEEIDEEEQEQIQRAEAGLARTGILFGGLKNDIKRKVPFYLSDFKDAFSTQCIASWIFLYFACLSPIITFGGLLSEATGKNMAAMESLVSGFVCGVGYGLFSGQPLSILGSTGPVLVFETIVFDFCYTMKWDYMSFRFWIGTWTAIILLILVAIDASAFVCYITRFTEENFATLIAFIFIYKAVENVWAIGKKFPITVDVNNINMECSCTWNDSISSSLSNFSNTATVNQTLCQQLNGTLSEGCFTPPYSPDIFLMSVLLFLGTFVISIQLKDFKNALYFPSKVRQFISDFAVIIAICSMTLLDYYVSIPTPKLEVPHELKPTLPGRGWIIAPFNHNPFYTVFVAIPPALLGTILIFMDQQITAVIVNRKEFKLKKGCGYHLDLFVLAILIEICSVMGLPWFVAATVLSITHVHSLKLESECAAPGDKPQFLGVREQRVTHILIFASIGLSVFLTPMLGHIPMPVLFGVFLYMGISSLKGLQFFDRIRIMLMPNKYQPDFMFLRQVPIKKVHLFTIIQLTCLICLWMVKSFSQTSILFPLMLVVMIGIRKSLDWIFTRRELRILDDVMPENNKIYQLDDEEERSGKNPIEIQKKSGNLKIPLANGNVMNIPLSAINISEEVDKTGIWKHVNDCQSQEKVKKKSPRSKTKFKKKKPGRKEEKIIKDEKLEKRLSTCQEEDEGFIIKVTDTSLHI from the exons ATGT GCACTCCTCCATCTCAAAGAGTGCAGTTCATCCTTGGAGAAGATGCGACAGACGAAAAACATGAAATTCACCCTCTCTTCTCCGAAATGGAGGAGTTGGTGGGAGACGGAGACGAAATGGAGTGGAAAGAAACCGCCAGGTGGATCAAGTTCgaagaagatgttgaagaagGAGGAAACAGATGGTCCAAACCACACGTAGCTACATTATCCTTACATTCCTTATTTGAACTAAGAAGTTTATTACTAAATGGAACGGTTATTTTGGATATGGAGGCAAATTCAATCGAACAAATTTCAGATTTGGTATTGgataatatgataaataataacaGTTTGCCTTTCGATAAAAAAGGAAAAGTGAAGGAAGCTTTGATGAAGAGGCACCGGCATCAACATCAGACAAAGAACCACACGTTGCCTTTTATTAGGTCATTTAACGAAACTAAAAATCATTCTTCTTCGAAGA TTGATGAACATTTTAGTGACTATTCTTCTGGGAAAGAATCTGGAAAGTTTTTAGGAGTCCCTGGACAGg ATAAATCTATAAAGAAAAGTGCAAGCTATGTATCAATACACAGAAATCACAGTTCTGGGGATCTCTCCGAAGTTCAACACAACTTAGCGTTTATGAAAAAGATTCCAACGGGTGCAGAGGCGAGTAACATTCTTGTAGGGGAAGTtggatttttagaaaaaactttatcagCTTTTGTTAGACTTAATACAGCCACTATTTTGGGGGATTTGACTGAAGTTCCAGTGCCAACTAGATTTTTATTCATCCTTCTCGGTCCTTTATCAACTTCTTCTa gcTACCATGAAATTGGTAGAGCCATGGCGACACTGATGTCAGATGAGGTGTTCCATGAGGTAGCATACCGAGCACGTAATAGAAGTCATTTATTAGCTGGTGTAGATGAATTTCTTGATGCAGTAACAGTATTACCACCCGGAGAATGGGATCCTGCTATAAGAATAGAACCACCGGCAGCCATACCTTCTCAAGATGCTAGAAAAAGACCACCTGAAAAAATGATGGAAGAAATAGATGAGGAAGAACAAGAACAAATACAAAGAGCTGAAGCTGGATTGGCTAGAACTGGAATATTATTCGGAGGTTTAAAGAATGATATCAAAAGAAAAGTGCCATTTTATTTATCAGATTTTAAAGATGCTTTTTCTACTCAATGTATCGCTTCTTGGATATTCCTTTATTTTGCTTGTCTTTCACCTATTATAACATTTGGAGGTCTTCTCTCTGAAGCAACTGGTAAAAATATGGCAGCAATGGAATCGTTGGTATCTGGATTCGTTTGTGGTGTTGGATACGGATTATTCTCCGGACAACCTTTGTCTATTTTAGGATCTACAGGACCAGTATTAGTATTCGAAACGATAGTTTTTGATTTCTGTTATACCATGAAATGGGATTACATGTCATTTAGATTTTGGATAGGAACATGGACTGCTATTATTCTATTGATATTGGTAGCAATTGATGCAAGTGCATTCGTTTGCTATATTACTAGGTTTACTGAAGAGAACTTCGCTACTCTGATagctttcatttttatttacaag GCTGTGGAAAACGTGTGGGCAATAGGGAAGAAGTTTCCAATAACGGTGGacgtaaataatataaatatggaATGTTCTTGTACTTGGAACGATTCTATATCTTCATCGttgtcaaatttttcaaatactgcTACGGTTAATCAAACATTATGTCAG CAATTGAATGGTACACTATCTGAAGGCTGTTTCACTCCACCATATTCTCcggatatatttttaatgtcagTTCTACTGTTTCTTGGTACTTTCGTCATTTCAATCCAATTGAAAGACTTCAAAAATGCTCTCTACTTTCCATCCAAA GTACGTCAATTTATTAGTGACTTTGCAGTCATAATAGCAATATGTTCCATGACCCTTTTAGATTACTATGTCAGCATTCCAACTCCAAAACTTGAAGTTCCTCATGAGTTAAAACCTACCCTTCCAGGAAGGGGATGGATAATAGCACCATTTAATCATAATCCTTTCTACACCGTATTTGTGGCGATACCACCAGCTCTATTAGGTACTATCCTAATATTCATGGATCAACAGATTACTGCTGTCATTGTCAATAGAAAAGAGTTCAAACTCAAAAAAG gttgTGGTTACCACTTAGATCTCTTTGTTTTGGCGATTCTCATCGAAATATGTTCTGTTATGGGTCTACCATGGTTCGTAGCAGCAACAGTACTCTCTATAACACATGTACATTCTCTTAAACTGGAATCAGAATGTGCAGCTCCGGGGGACAAGCCTCAATTTTTGGGTGTAAGAGAACAGAGGGTCACTCATATCTTGATATTTGCATCAATAGGTTTATCAGTATTTTTGACACCTATGTTGGGTCATATACCTATGCCCGTTTTGTTTGGAGTATTTTTATACATGGGCATTTCTTCATTAAAAGGACTACAATTCTTTGACAGGATACGAATTATGTTAATGCCTAACAAGTATCAACcggattttatgtttttaagaCAG GTACCCATCAAAAAGGTTCATCTCTTCACAATCATCCAATTAACCTGTTTAATTTGCCTCTGGATGGTGAAATCTTTCAGCCAGACTTCAATATTATTTCCTCTAATGTTGGTAGTGATGATTGGGATCAGAAAATCTTTAGATTGGATCTTCACAAGACGAGAGCTCAGGATTCTCGACGATGTTATGccagaaaataataaaatatatcaattggATGATGAAGAG GAAAGATCGGGAAAAAATCCAATAGAGATCCaaaaaaaatctggaaatttgaaaattccctTAGCCAACGGAAATGTTATGAATATACCTTTATCTGCAATTAATATTTCCGAAGAAGTGGATAAAACAGGTATATGGAAACATGTGAATGATTGCCAAAgtcaagaaaaagtaaaaaagaagaGTCCCAGGAGTAAAAC taagTTTAAAAAGAAGAAACCTGGACgaaaagaggaaaaaattatcaaagatgAAAAGCTGGAGAAAAGACTGTCGACTTGTCAAGAAGAGGACGAGGGTTTCATCATAAAGGTGACAGACACGTCTCTTCATATTTAA
- the LOC130894345 gene encoding sodium bicarbonate cotransporter 3 isoform X6: MDPLGHDEASKDPAADHKIKLPLDEKDFEGTPPSQRVQFILGEDATDEKHEIHPLFSEMEELVGDGDEMEWKETARWIKFEEDVEEGGNRWSKPHVATLSLHSLFELRSLLLNGTVILDMEANSIEQISDLVLDNMINNNSLPFDKKGKVKEALMKRHRHQHQTKNHTLPFIRSFNETKNHSSSKIDEHFSDYSSGKESGKFLGVPGQDKSIKKSASYVSIHRNHSSGDLSEVQHNLAFMKKIPTGAEASNILVGEVGFLEKTLSAFVRLNTATILGDLTEVPVPTRFLFILLGPLSTSSSYHEIGRAMATLMSDEVFHEVAYRARNRSHLLAGVDEFLDAVTVLPPGEWDPAIRIEPPAAIPSQDARKRPPEKMMEEIDEEEQEQIQRAEAGLARTGILFGGLKNDIKRKVPFYLSDFKDAFSTQCIASWIFLYFACLSPIITFGGLLSEATGKNMAAMESLVSGFVCGVGYGLFSGQPLSILGSTGPVLVFETIVFDFCYTMKWDYMSFRFWIGTWTAIILLILVAIDASAFVCYITRFTEENFATLIAFIFIYKAVENVWAIGKKFPITVDVNNINMECSCTWNDSISSSLSNFSNTATVNQTLCQQLNGTLSEGCFTPPYSPDIFLMSVLLFLGTFVISIQLKDFKNALYFPSKVRQFISDFAVIIAICSMTLLDYYVSIPTPKLEVPHELKPTLPGRGWIIAPFNHNPFYTVFVAIPPALLGTILIFMDQQITAVIVNRKEFKLKKGCGYHLDLFVLAILIEICSVMGLPWFVAATVLSITHVHSLKLESECAAPGDKPQFLGVREQRVTHILIFASIGLSVFLTPMLGHIPMPVLFGVFLYMGISSLKGLQFFDRIRIMLMPNKYQPDFMFLRQVPIKKVHLFTIIQLTCLICLWMVKSFSQTSILFPLMLVVMIGIRKSLDWIFTRRELRILDDVMPENNKIYQLDDEEERSGKNPIEIQKKSGNLKIPLANGNVMNIPLSAINISEEVDKTGIWKHVNDCQSQEKVKKKSPRSKTKFKKKKPGRKEEKIIKDEKLEKRLSTCQEEDEGFIIKVTDTSLHI; encoded by the exons GCACTCCTCCATCTCAAAGAGTGCAGTTCATCCTTGGAGAAGATGCGACAGACGAAAAACATGAAATTCACCCTCTCTTCTCCGAAATGGAGGAGTTGGTGGGAGACGGAGACGAAATGGAGTGGAAAGAAACCGCCAGGTGGATCAAGTTCgaagaagatgttgaagaagGAGGAAACAGATGGTCCAAACCACACGTAGCTACATTATCCTTACATTCCTTATTTGAACTAAGAAGTTTATTACTAAATGGAACGGTTATTTTGGATATGGAGGCAAATTCAATCGAACAAATTTCAGATTTGGTATTGgataatatgataaataataacaGTTTGCCTTTCGATAAAAAAGGAAAAGTGAAGGAAGCTTTGATGAAGAGGCACCGGCATCAACATCAGACAAAGAACCACACGTTGCCTTTTATTAGGTCATTTAACGAAACTAAAAATCATTCTTCTTCGAAGA TTGATGAACATTTTAGTGACTATTCTTCTGGGAAAGAATCTGGAAAGTTTTTAGGAGTCCCTGGACAGg ATAAATCTATAAAGAAAAGTGCAAGCTATGTATCAATACACAGAAATCACAGTTCTGGGGATCTCTCCGAAGTTCAACACAACTTAGCGTTTATGAAAAAGATTCCAACGGGTGCAGAGGCGAGTAACATTCTTGTAGGGGAAGTtggatttttagaaaaaactttatcagCTTTTGTTAGACTTAATACAGCCACTATTTTGGGGGATTTGACTGAAGTTCCAGTGCCAACTAGATTTTTATTCATCCTTCTCGGTCCTTTATCAACTTCTTCTa gcTACCATGAAATTGGTAGAGCCATGGCGACACTGATGTCAGATGAGGTGTTCCATGAGGTAGCATACCGAGCACGTAATAGAAGTCATTTATTAGCTGGTGTAGATGAATTTCTTGATGCAGTAACAGTATTACCACCCGGAGAATGGGATCCTGCTATAAGAATAGAACCACCGGCAGCCATACCTTCTCAAGATGCTAGAAAAAGACCACCTGAAAAAATGATGGAAGAAATAGATGAGGAAGAACAAGAACAAATACAAAGAGCTGAAGCTGGATTGGCTAGAACTGGAATATTATTCGGAGGTTTAAAGAATGATATCAAAAGAAAAGTGCCATTTTATTTATCAGATTTTAAAGATGCTTTTTCTACTCAATGTATCGCTTCTTGGATATTCCTTTATTTTGCTTGTCTTTCACCTATTATAACATTTGGAGGTCTTCTCTCTGAAGCAACTGGTAAAAATATGGCAGCAATGGAATCGTTGGTATCTGGATTCGTTTGTGGTGTTGGATACGGATTATTCTCCGGACAACCTTTGTCTATTTTAGGATCTACAGGACCAGTATTAGTATTCGAAACGATAGTTTTTGATTTCTGTTATACCATGAAATGGGATTACATGTCATTTAGATTTTGGATAGGAACATGGACTGCTATTATTCTATTGATATTGGTAGCAATTGATGCAAGTGCATTCGTTTGCTATATTACTAGGTTTACTGAAGAGAACTTCGCTACTCTGATagctttcatttttatttacaag GCTGTGGAAAACGTGTGGGCAATAGGGAAGAAGTTTCCAATAACGGTGGacgtaaataatataaatatggaATGTTCTTGTACTTGGAACGATTCTATATCTTCATCGttgtcaaatttttcaaatactgcTACGGTTAATCAAACATTATGTCAG CAATTGAATGGTACACTATCTGAAGGCTGTTTCACTCCACCATATTCTCcggatatatttttaatgtcagTTCTACTGTTTCTTGGTACTTTCGTCATTTCAATCCAATTGAAAGACTTCAAAAATGCTCTCTACTTTCCATCCAAA GTACGTCAATTTATTAGTGACTTTGCAGTCATAATAGCAATATGTTCCATGACCCTTTTAGATTACTATGTCAGCATTCCAACTCCAAAACTTGAAGTTCCTCATGAGTTAAAACCTACCCTTCCAGGAAGGGGATGGATAATAGCACCATTTAATCATAATCCTTTCTACACCGTATTTGTGGCGATACCACCAGCTCTATTAGGTACTATCCTAATATTCATGGATCAACAGATTACTGCTGTCATTGTCAATAGAAAAGAGTTCAAACTCAAAAAAG gttgTGGTTACCACTTAGATCTCTTTGTTTTGGCGATTCTCATCGAAATATGTTCTGTTATGGGTCTACCATGGTTCGTAGCAGCAACAGTACTCTCTATAACACATGTACATTCTCTTAAACTGGAATCAGAATGTGCAGCTCCGGGGGACAAGCCTCAATTTTTGGGTGTAAGAGAACAGAGGGTCACTCATATCTTGATATTTGCATCAATAGGTTTATCAGTATTTTTGACACCTATGTTGGGTCATATACCTATGCCCGTTTTGTTTGGAGTATTTTTATACATGGGCATTTCTTCATTAAAAGGACTACAATTCTTTGACAGGATACGAATTATGTTAATGCCTAACAAGTATCAACcggattttatgtttttaagaCAG GTACCCATCAAAAAGGTTCATCTCTTCACAATCATCCAATTAACCTGTTTAATTTGCCTCTGGATGGTGAAATCTTTCAGCCAGACTTCAATATTATTTCCTCTAATGTTGGTAGTGATGATTGGGATCAGAAAATCTTTAGATTGGATCTTCACAAGACGAGAGCTCAGGATTCTCGACGATGTTATGccagaaaataataaaatatatcaattggATGATGAAGAG GAAAGATCGGGAAAAAATCCAATAGAGATCCaaaaaaaatctggaaatttgaaaattccctTAGCCAACGGAAATGTTATGAATATACCTTTATCTGCAATTAATATTTCCGAAGAAGTGGATAAAACAGGTATATGGAAACATGTGAATGATTGCCAAAgtcaagaaaaagtaaaaaagaagaGTCCCAGGAGTAAAAC taagTTTAAAAAGAAGAAACCTGGACgaaaagaggaaaaaattatcaaagatgAAAAGCTGGAGAAAAGACTGTCGACTTGTCAAGAAGAGGACGAGGGTTTCATCATAAAGGTGACAGACACGTCTCTTCATATTTAA
- the LOC130894345 gene encoding sodium-driven chloride bicarbonate exchanger isoform X7, which translates to MDPLGHDEASKDPAADHKIKLPLDEKDFEGTPPSQRVQFILGEDATDEKHEIHPLFSEMEELVGDGDEMEWKETARWIKFEEDVEEGGNRWSKPHVATLSLHSLFELRSLLLNGTVILDMEANSIEQISDLVLDNMINNNSLPFDKKGKVKEALMKRHRHQHQTKNHTLPFIRSFNETKNHSSSKNKSIKKSASYVSIHRNHSSGDLSEVQHNLAFMKKIPTGAEASNILVGEVGFLEKTLSAFVRLNTATILGDLTEVPVPTRFLFILLGPLSTSSSYHEIGRAMATLMSDEVFHEVAYRARNRSHLLAGVDEFLDAVTVLPPGEWDPAIRIEPPAAIPSQDARKRPPEKMMEEIDEEEQEQIQRAEAGLARTGILFGGLKNDIKRKVPFYLSDFKDAFSTQCIASWIFLYFACLSPIITFGGLLSEATGKNMAAMESLVSGFVCGVGYGLFSGQPLSILGSTGPVLVFETIVFDFCYTMKWDYMSFRFWIGTWTAIILLILVAIDASAFVCYITRFTEENFATLIAFIFIYKAVENVWAIGKKFPITVDVNNINMECSCTWNDSISSSLSNFSNTATVNQTLCQQLNGTLSEGCFTPPYSPDIFLMSVLLFLGTFVISIQLKDFKNALYFPSKVRQFISDFAVIIAICSMTLLDYYVSIPTPKLEVPHELKPTLPGRGWIIAPFNHNPFYTVFVAIPPALLGTILIFMDQQITAVIVNRKEFKLKKGCGYHLDLFVLAILIEICSVMGLPWFVAATVLSITHVHSLKLESECAAPGDKPQFLGVREQRVTHILIFASIGLSVFLTPMLGHIPMPVLFGVFLYMGISSLKGLQFFDRIRIMLMPNKYQPDFMFLRQVPIKKVHLFTIIQLTCLICLWMVKSFSQTSILFPLMLVVMIGIRKSLDWIFTRRELRILDDVMPENNKIYQLDDEEERSGKNPIEIQKKSGNLKIPLANGNVMNIPLSAINISEEVDKTGIWKHVNDCQSQEKVKKKSPRSKTKFKKKKPGRKEEKIIKDEKLEKRLSTCQEEDEGFIIKVTDTSLHI; encoded by the exons GCACTCCTCCATCTCAAAGAGTGCAGTTCATCCTTGGAGAAGATGCGACAGACGAAAAACATGAAATTCACCCTCTCTTCTCCGAAATGGAGGAGTTGGTGGGAGACGGAGACGAAATGGAGTGGAAAGAAACCGCCAGGTGGATCAAGTTCgaagaagatgttgaagaagGAGGAAACAGATGGTCCAAACCACACGTAGCTACATTATCCTTACATTCCTTATTTGAACTAAGAAGTTTATTACTAAATGGAACGGTTATTTTGGATATGGAGGCAAATTCAATCGAACAAATTTCAGATTTGGTATTGgataatatgataaataataacaGTTTGCCTTTCGATAAAAAAGGAAAAGTGAAGGAAGCTTTGATGAAGAGGCACCGGCATCAACATCAGACAAAGAACCACACGTTGCCTTTTATTAGGTCATTTAACGAAACTAAAAATCATTCTTCTTCGAAGA ATAAATCTATAAAGAAAAGTGCAAGCTATGTATCAATACACAGAAATCACAGTTCTGGGGATCTCTCCGAAGTTCAACACAACTTAGCGTTTATGAAAAAGATTCCAACGGGTGCAGAGGCGAGTAACATTCTTGTAGGGGAAGTtggatttttagaaaaaactttatcagCTTTTGTTAGACTTAATACAGCCACTATTTTGGGGGATTTGACTGAAGTTCCAGTGCCAACTAGATTTTTATTCATCCTTCTCGGTCCTTTATCAACTTCTTCTa gcTACCATGAAATTGGTAGAGCCATGGCGACACTGATGTCAGATGAGGTGTTCCATGAGGTAGCATACCGAGCACGTAATAGAAGTCATTTATTAGCTGGTGTAGATGAATTTCTTGATGCAGTAACAGTATTACCACCCGGAGAATGGGATCCTGCTATAAGAATAGAACCACCGGCAGCCATACCTTCTCAAGATGCTAGAAAAAGACCACCTGAAAAAATGATGGAAGAAATAGATGAGGAAGAACAAGAACAAATACAAAGAGCTGAAGCTGGATTGGCTAGAACTGGAATATTATTCGGAGGTTTAAAGAATGATATCAAAAGAAAAGTGCCATTTTATTTATCAGATTTTAAAGATGCTTTTTCTACTCAATGTATCGCTTCTTGGATATTCCTTTATTTTGCTTGTCTTTCACCTATTATAACATTTGGAGGTCTTCTCTCTGAAGCAACTGGTAAAAATATGGCAGCAATGGAATCGTTGGTATCTGGATTCGTTTGTGGTGTTGGATACGGATTATTCTCCGGACAACCTTTGTCTATTTTAGGATCTACAGGACCAGTATTAGTATTCGAAACGATAGTTTTTGATTTCTGTTATACCATGAAATGGGATTACATGTCATTTAGATTTTGGATAGGAACATGGACTGCTATTATTCTATTGATATTGGTAGCAATTGATGCAAGTGCATTCGTTTGCTATATTACTAGGTTTACTGAAGAGAACTTCGCTACTCTGATagctttcatttttatttacaag GCTGTGGAAAACGTGTGGGCAATAGGGAAGAAGTTTCCAATAACGGTGGacgtaaataatataaatatggaATGTTCTTGTACTTGGAACGATTCTATATCTTCATCGttgtcaaatttttcaaatactgcTACGGTTAATCAAACATTATGTCAG CAATTGAATGGTACACTATCTGAAGGCTGTTTCACTCCACCATATTCTCcggatatatttttaatgtcagTTCTACTGTTTCTTGGTACTTTCGTCATTTCAATCCAATTGAAAGACTTCAAAAATGCTCTCTACTTTCCATCCAAA GTACGTCAATTTATTAGTGACTTTGCAGTCATAATAGCAATATGTTCCATGACCCTTTTAGATTACTATGTCAGCATTCCAACTCCAAAACTTGAAGTTCCTCATGAGTTAAAACCTACCCTTCCAGGAAGGGGATGGATAATAGCACCATTTAATCATAATCCTTTCTACACCGTATTTGTGGCGATACCACCAGCTCTATTAGGTACTATCCTAATATTCATGGATCAACAGATTACTGCTGTCATTGTCAATAGAAAAGAGTTCAAACTCAAAAAAG gttgTGGTTACCACTTAGATCTCTTTGTTTTGGCGATTCTCATCGAAATATGTTCTGTTATGGGTCTACCATGGTTCGTAGCAGCAACAGTACTCTCTATAACACATGTACATTCTCTTAAACTGGAATCAGAATGTGCAGCTCCGGGGGACAAGCCTCAATTTTTGGGTGTAAGAGAACAGAGGGTCACTCATATCTTGATATTTGCATCAATAGGTTTATCAGTATTTTTGACACCTATGTTGGGTCATATACCTATGCCCGTTTTGTTTGGAGTATTTTTATACATGGGCATTTCTTCATTAAAAGGACTACAATTCTTTGACAGGATACGAATTATGTTAATGCCTAACAAGTATCAACcggattttatgtttttaagaCAG GTACCCATCAAAAAGGTTCATCTCTTCACAATCATCCAATTAACCTGTTTAATTTGCCTCTGGATGGTGAAATCTTTCAGCCAGACTTCAATATTATTTCCTCTAATGTTGGTAGTGATGATTGGGATCAGAAAATCTTTAGATTGGATCTTCACAAGACGAGAGCTCAGGATTCTCGACGATGTTATGccagaaaataataaaatatatcaattggATGATGAAGAG GAAAGATCGGGAAAAAATCCAATAGAGATCCaaaaaaaatctggaaatttgaaaattccctTAGCCAACGGAAATGTTATGAATATACCTTTATCTGCAATTAATATTTCCGAAGAAGTGGATAAAACAGGTATATGGAAACATGTGAATGATTGCCAAAgtcaagaaaaagtaaaaaagaagaGTCCCAGGAGTAAAAC taagTTTAAAAAGAAGAAACCTGGACgaaaagaggaaaaaattatcaaagatgAAAAGCTGGAGAAAAGACTGTCGACTTGTCAAGAAGAGGACGAGGGTTTCATCATAAAGGTGACAGACACGTCTCTTCATATTTAA